The Acidobacteriota bacterium genome has a segment encoding these proteins:
- a CDS encoding carbohydrate binding family 9 domain-containing protein: protein MRTRRTIRPAFALAVALAFGPAAFASGGEGAFFRPARAATPPAIDGRLDEPLWSEAPSVVLAKTFIPDFGREASERTVAFMAYDAENLYFAFKCYDREPDRIKAALADRDTIRSDDFICINLDSFNDRQSLYAFYVNPLGIQTDSRYASGNEDFSADFVWSSAGRLDADGYSVEMAVPFKSIRYAGTKRVEMSIFFERRVSRRSEHSSYPALDPARGYFFLTQMMPLELEDIKSYTLLEVLPAYTYRDTAERGEGVLAGGRGVHGAHLTAKLGVTPRLVLDGTWNPDFSQIEADAGQVDVNLRSELYFPEKQPFFLEGAEMFQMAGAADGDPLEAVVHTRTIVDPRLGFKLTGKVGRMDTVASIFALDESPPGGAPAEAAGDKYAWFGILRYKRTIASDGFLGAFCTGREHGGGSNQVAGFDGQVRLTKASQVGFHGFGSWTRPAAGGGAEGGAAAGSAFGLAYLYDTRDLGVTLSFYDISMDFETAAGYLTRPGVAGLLGSVSPRLYPKSRFFRKLVPTLSAAAVRDLPSGLYETDYSLGLTVLLPGNTSVLLLGRYATEVFIGRRFGTGGGQVQVSSQVTKSFSLRALFWRGGLVRYVADPYQGDGSRVTASLVFKPSEQFDLTAGLTFADFTRRSTGQREYDYAIWRGRLTYQMNRHLFFRGVVEYNSFRRQMLTDLLASFTYIPGTVVQLGYGSLYEKTAWVDGEYREAGRFLEMKRGLFFKASYLWRL, encoded by the coding sequence ATGAGAACGCGGCGAACGATCAGGCCCGCCTTCGCCCTTGCCGTCGCGCTCGCCTTCGGCCCGGCCGCGTTCGCGTCGGGCGGGGAAGGGGCCTTCTTCCGGCCGGCGAGGGCGGCGACGCCGCCGGCGATCGACGGGCGTCTCGACGAGCCCCTCTGGTCGGAGGCCCCGTCGGTCGTCCTGGCCAAGACCTTCATCCCCGACTTCGGGCGGGAGGCCAGCGAGCGGACGGTCGCCTTCATGGCCTACGACGCCGAGAACCTCTACTTCGCCTTCAAGTGCTACGACCGGGAGCCGGACAGGATCAAGGCCGCCCTGGCCGACCGGGACACCATCCGTTCCGACGACTTCATCTGCATCAACCTCGACAGCTTCAACGACCGCCAGTCGCTCTACGCGTTCTACGTCAATCCGCTCGGCATCCAGACCGACAGCCGCTACGCCAGCGGCAACGAGGATTTCAGCGCCGACTTCGTCTGGTCGAGCGCGGGACGGCTGGACGCCGACGGCTACAGCGTCGAGATGGCCGTGCCCTTCAAGAGCATCCGCTACGCCGGGACGAAGCGGGTGGAGATGTCCATCTTCTTCGAACGCCGGGTCTCGCGGCGCTCCGAGCATTCCTCCTATCCGGCCCTCGACCCGGCCCGGGGCTACTTCTTCCTGACCCAGATGATGCCGCTCGAGCTCGAGGACATCAAGTCCTACACCCTGCTCGAGGTCCTGCCGGCCTACACCTACCGCGACACGGCGGAGCGCGGCGAGGGGGTCCTGGCCGGCGGCCGGGGCGTTCACGGCGCCCACCTGACGGCCAAGCTGGGGGTCACGCCGCGGCTCGTCCTCGACGGGACCTGGAACCCGGATTTCAGCCAGATCGAGGCCGACGCCGGCCAGGTCGACGTCAACCTCCGGTCCGAACTCTACTTCCCGGAGAAGCAGCCCTTCTTCCTCGAAGGCGCCGAGATGTTCCAGATGGCCGGGGCCGCGGACGGCGACCCGCTCGAAGCCGTCGTCCACACCCGGACGATCGTCGATCCCCGGCTCGGCTTCAAGCTCACGGGCAAGGTCGGGCGCATGGACACCGTGGCCTCCATCTTCGCCCTGGACGAGTCGCCGCCGGGCGGCGCCCCCGCTGAGGCGGCCGGCGACAAGTACGCCTGGTTCGGCATCCTCCGCTACAAGCGGACCATCGCCAGCGACGGCTTCCTGGGCGCCTTCTGCACTGGCCGCGAGCACGGCGGAGGCTCGAACCAGGTGGCCGGCTTCGACGGCCAGGTCCGTCTGACGAAAGCGAGCCAGGTCGGCTTCCACGGCTTCGGCTCGTGGACCCGGCCCGCGGCCGGCGGCGGCGCGGAGGGAGGTGCCGCGGCGGGCTCGGCCTTCGGCCTCGCCTATCTCTACGACACCCGGGACCTCGGCGTAACTCTCTCATTTTACGACATATCAATGGACTTCGAGACCGCGGCCGGCTATCTGACCCGTCCCGGCGTGGCTGGTCTCCTGGGCTCCGTCTCGCCCCGGCTTTATCCCAAGAGCCGCTTCTTCCGCAAGCTCGTACCCACGCTCTCGGCGGCCGCGGTCCGGGACCTGCCGAGCGGGCTCTACGAGACCGATTACTCGCTTGGCCTGACCGTGCTCCTGCCCGGCAACACGTCCGTCCTGCTCCTCGGCCGGTACGCGACCGAGGTCTTTATCGGGCGGCGGTTCGGGACGGGCGGCGGGCAGGTCCAGGTCTCGAGCCAGGTCACGAAGTCGTTCTCCCTTCGGGCGCTCTTCTGGCGGGGCGGCCTGGTCCGCTACGTCGCCGACCCTTACCAGGGCGACGGCAGCCGGGTCACGGCCAGCCTGGTCTTCAAGCCGTCGGAGCAGTTCGACCTGACGGCCGGCCTGACTTTCGCCGATTTTACCCGGCGTTCGACCGGCCAGCGGGAATACGATTACGCCATCTGGCGGGGGCGGCTGACCTATCAGATGAACCGGCACCTTTTCTTCCGCGGCGTCGTCGAATACAACTCCTTCCGCCGGCAGATGCTGACGGACCTGCTGGCCTCCTTCACCTACATCCCCGGCACGGTCGTCCAGCTCGGCTACGGGTCGCTCTACGAGAAGACGGCCTGGGTCGACGGCGAATACCGGGAGGCGGGACGCTTCCTGGAGATGAAGAGGGGCCTGTTCTTCAAGGCCTCCTACCTTTGGCGGCTCTGA
- a CDS encoding class I SAM-dependent methyltransferase, translated as MRQRSGAILACLAVIFVAAAACARRQAEAPASAAAGAGAESLRLKETTVRNVTAHAIGYRIYPSGRPEAAESREIAPGAVDRFPAAGALEIEFNTGKKDATYALDPGSPYSFRYDEGETIDLFLGSHGRTDAADLAPWVPTPQPIVDRMLELAGVTDKDVLYDIGCGDGRIVITAARRYGTRGVGIDIDPAQIEASDRNAAAAGVERQVRFVGMDATKADFSEATVVSLYLLPESNALMRPLLEAQLRPGSRVVCHNYTIPGWESKQVKSETMDDENGEKHLIYLYVR; from the coding sequence ATGAGACAACGATCCGGGGCCATCCTGGCCTGCCTGGCCGTCATCTTCGTGGCCGCCGCGGCCTGCGCCCGCCGCCAGGCCGAGGCGCCGGCCTCCGCCGCGGCCGGGGCCGGGGCCGAAAGCCTGCGGCTCAAGGAAACGACGGTCCGCAACGTCACCGCCCACGCGATCGGCTACCGGATCTACCCGTCCGGGCGTCCCGAGGCCGCGGAATCGCGGGAGATCGCTCCCGGCGCCGTCGACCGGTTCCCGGCGGCCGGCGCCCTGGAGATCGAGTTCAACACCGGCAAGAAGGACGCCACCTACGCGCTCGATCCCGGCAGCCCGTATTCCTTCCGCTACGACGAGGGCGAGACTATCGATCTCTTCCTCGGCTCCCACGGCCGCACCGACGCCGCCGACCTGGCTCCCTGGGTCCCGACACCCCAGCCGATCGTCGACCGCATGCTCGAGCTGGCCGGGGTGACGGACAAGGACGTCCTGTACGACATAGGCTGCGGCGACGGCCGCATCGTCATCACGGCCGCGCGCCGCTACGGGACCCGGGGCGTCGGGATCGACATCGACCCGGCCCAGATCGAGGCCTCGGACCGGAACGCGGCGGCCGCGGGCGTCGAGCGCCAGGTCCGGTTCGTCGGCATGGACGCCACGAAGGCCGACTTCTCAGAGGCGACGGTGGTCAGCCTCTATCTCCTGCCCGAATCGAACGCCCTGATGCGGCCCCTGCTCGAGGCCCAGCTCCGGCCCGGGAGCCGGGTCGTCTGCCACAACTACACCATCCCCGGCTGGGAATCGAAGCAGGTCAAGTCCGAGACGATGGACGACGAGAACGGGGAGAAGCACCTCATCTATCTCTACGTCCGCTGA
- a CDS encoding sulfatase-like hydrolase/transferase, protein MKRACAAALLAALVLVSACSSGKAPADAAGLNLLVITLDTTRADAVGLYGNRHGVTPRIDELGRAGIVFENCYTPVPLTLPAHCSLFTGRYPVGHQVRNNGTYALPASEKTLAAVFKERGYDTAAFVASFTVSGKFGLARGFDTYDEDLETGQPIVNYAAEIPADRVYAKFARWLDGRSGRRFFGWVHFYDAHSPYVPHPDGPAGDGSAWSLYEGEVRYVDAHVGKIVQALKDKGLYENTVLVIVGDHGEAFGEHKEHGHGIFCYEESLRVPLILHNPRLFRTPKAVAGRVSLVDVMPGLLELFRAPAPAAIQGRSFWPLVGGRESERREIYFESMYGSEEFHWAPLTGLLDGPLKYISLPEPELYDVDSDRPEKENLIGGRRDAAVAIDRKLAAFVQSMAAAAGPSRRQLSAADVKALTSLGYVSSFGPKAGAATDPKSGIDLYADVMGLKDLVAKGDYPAADKRLADLEARHPGVELADLDEARYRLLKARGRTDEALAVLRRAIDRFPERESFKVFLGVDLIESGRIAEAGDYGRRFAAENPDVAAAHVLLGDAQDLLGQPDAALSSYERAAALEPQNPALRSKIAAIWIKKGDLAKAQGILEGLESRPDVVISTDFQEAMSGLGHSLLAAGRTDEGLGVFRKATALSPRSPAVWLNLGGAYFALGDYPAALENFEKSVGLDPGFALGWSNIGQVHLMNLVAGNAAGSADTALADFDKAIALAPELAVAWNGRASVRLSQGRAANAVRDYERAIKLDPGLLDAYINISIALREQGRNAEARRYLESCKERLGPRLAASDRDEIDRLIAELR, encoded by the coding sequence ATGAAACGAGCGTGCGCGGCGGCCCTCCTCGCGGCGCTCGTCCTCGTCTCCGCCTGTTCCTCCGGCAAGGCTCCGGCCGACGCGGCGGGGCTGAACCTCCTGGTCATCACCCTGGATACGACCCGCGCCGACGCGGTCGGCCTGTACGGGAACCGGCACGGAGTCACGCCCCGGATCGACGAGCTGGGCCGGGCCGGGATCGTCTTCGAGAACTGCTATACCCCGGTGCCCCTGACCCTGCCGGCCCATTGCTCGCTTTTCACCGGCCGCTATCCCGTCGGCCACCAGGTCAGGAACAACGGCACCTATGCGCTCCCGGCCTCGGAAAAGACCCTGGCCGCCGTCTTCAAGGAGCGGGGTTACGACACGGCCGCCTTCGTCGCCTCGTTCACCGTCAGCGGCAAGTTCGGCCTGGCCCGGGGCTTCGACACCTACGATGAAGATCTCGAGACCGGCCAGCCGATCGTCAACTATGCGGCCGAGATCCCGGCCGACCGGGTTTACGCCAAGTTCGCCCGCTGGCTCGACGGCCGGTCCGGGCGCAGGTTCTTCGGCTGGGTCCATTTCTACGACGCCCATTCGCCCTATGTCCCCCATCCGGACGGCCCGGCCGGCGACGGCTCCGCCTGGAGCCTCTACGAAGGGGAGGTCCGCTACGTCGACGCCCACGTCGGCAAGATCGTCCAGGCCCTGAAGGACAAGGGGCTCTACGAGAACACGGTTCTCGTCATCGTCGGCGACCACGGCGAGGCGTTCGGCGAGCACAAGGAGCACGGCCACGGCATCTTCTGTTACGAGGAGAGCCTGCGCGTGCCCCTGATCCTCCACAATCCGCGGCTCTTCCGAACGCCCAAAGCCGTGGCCGGGCGCGTCAGCCTGGTCGACGTCATGCCCGGGCTGCTCGAGCTCTTCCGGGCGCCGGCCCCGGCCGCCATCCAGGGCCGGAGCTTCTGGCCGCTGGTCGGGGGCCGGGAGAGCGAACGGCGCGAGATCTACTTCGAGAGCATGTACGGGAGCGAGGAGTTCCACTGGGCGCCCCTGACGGGGCTCCTGGACGGCCCCCTTAAATACATCTCCCTGCCCGAGCCCGAGCTCTACGACGTCGATTCCGACCGGCCCGAGAAGGAAAACCTGATCGGCGGCCGCCGCGACGCGGCCGTGGCCATCGACCGGAAGCTGGCGGCCTTCGTCCAGAGCATGGCCGCGGCCGCCGGCCCCAGCCGGCGCCAGCTCAGCGCGGCCGACGTCAAGGCCCTGACCTCGCTCGGCTACGTCTCGAGCTTCGGTCCCAAGGCCGGGGCCGCGACCGACCCGAAGAGCGGCATAGACCTCTACGCCGACGTCATGGGCCTCAAGGACCTCGTCGCCAAGGGGGATTACCCGGCGGCCGACAAGCGGCTGGCGGACCTCGAGGCCCGCCATCCGGGCGTGGAGCTCGCGGACCTCGACGAGGCCCGCTACCGGCTGCTCAAGGCCAGGGGCCGGACCGACGAGGCCCTGGCCGTCCTGCGCCGGGCCATCGACCGGTTCCCGGAGCGGGAGTCCTTCAAGGTCTTCCTGGGCGTGGACCTGATCGAGAGCGGACGGATCGCCGAGGCCGGCGACTACGGCCGGCGTTTCGCGGCCGAGAACCCCGACGTCGCCGCGGCCCACGTTCTGCTCGGCGACGCCCAGGACCTGCTCGGCCAGCCCGACGCGGCCCTGTCGAGCTACGAGCGGGCGGCCGCCCTCGAACCCCAGAATCCGGCCCTGCGCTCCAAGATCGCCGCGATCTGGATCAAGAAGGGCGATCTGGCCAAGGCCCAGGGGATCCTCGAAGGGCTCGAATCCCGGCCGGACGTCGTGATCTCGACGGACTTCCAGGAGGCCATGTCGGGCCTCGGCCACTCGCTCCTGGCCGCGGGACGGACGGACGAGGGGCTCGGCGTCTTCCGCAAGGCGACCGCCCTGAGCCCGCGGAGCCCGGCGGTCTGGCTCAACCTCGGCGGCGCTTATTTCGCCCTCGGGGATTATCCGGCTGCCCTGGAGAACTTCGAGAAGTCCGTGGGCCTCGACCCGGGCTTCGCCCTCGGCTGGAGCAACATCGGCCAGGTCCATCTGATGAACCTGGTGGCCGGGAACGCCGCGGGTTCGGCCGACACGGCCCTGGCCGATTTCGACAAGGCCATCGCCCTCGCGCCCGAACTGGCCGTGGCCTGGAACGGCCGCGCCTCCGTCCGCCTGAGCCAGGGCCGGGCGGCTAACGCCGTCCGCGATTACGAGCGGGCCATCAAGCTCGATCCCGGCCTGCTCGACGCCTATATCAACATCAGCATCGCTTTGAGGGAACAGGGGCGAAATGCCGAGGCCCGGCGCTACCTGGAGAGCTGCAAGGAACGGCTCGGGCCGCGGCTGGCCGCCTCCGACCGTGACGAGATCGACCGGCTCATCGCCGAGCTTCGGTGA
- a CDS encoding tetratricopeptide repeat protein yields MDHRLSTKLAAGAAIILLVSGLALAQAGRGTGRMNGTVLDPAGKPVPGAKVTAVYTQSGGSSFETKTDKKGEFTFMGVGTGNWDVTVIAEGYLPVTQRLYTSQLNKNPKYTIQLQKKAEGTGIVQDEATFKTLEEGNNFFKDGKYDTALMMYEEFLGKNPGAYQVLLNIGDCYREKGEFDKAIESYNKLIQQSGTDTAMGKAMGAKGLAAIGLCYLKQNDMTQAQEYFKKSIEMAPQDENLPYNVAEICFSNSQIDDAIKYFEMASQIKPEWPDPYLRVAYAYLNKGDSAKAAENLDKFMKLEPETERTAQAKAILDAIKK; encoded by the coding sequence ATGGATCATCGGCTCTCAACCAAGCTTGCGGCCGGCGCCGCGATCATTCTGCTCGTTTCCGGACTCGCCCTGGCCCAGGCCGGCCGGGGCACGGGCCGGATGAACGGCACCGTCCTGGATCCGGCGGGCAAGCCTGTCCCCGGGGCCAAGGTGACGGCCGTCTACACCCAGTCCGGCGGCAGCTCCTTCGAGACGAAGACCGACAAGAAGGGCGAGTTCACGTTCATGGGCGTCGGGACCGGCAACTGGGACGTCACCGTCATCGCCGAAGGCTATCTGCCCGTCACCCAGCGGCTCTACACTTCCCAGCTCAACAAGAACCCCAAGTACACCATCCAGCTGCAGAAGAAGGCCGAAGGGACGGGCATCGTCCAGGACGAAGCCACCTTCAAGACCCTCGAGGAGGGCAACAACTTCTTCAAGGACGGCAAGTACGATACGGCGCTCATGATGTACGAGGAATTCCTGGGCAAGAACCCCGGCGCCTATCAGGTCCTCCTGAACATCGGGGACTGCTACCGCGAGAAGGGCGAGTTCGACAAGGCCATCGAGAGCTACAACAAGCTCATCCAGCAGTCCGGCACCGATACGGCCATGGGCAAGGCCATGGGGGCCAAGGGGCTGGCGGCGATCGGCCTCTGCTACCTGAAGCAGAACGACATGACCCAGGCCCAGGAATACTTCAAGAAGTCCATCGAGATGGCGCCCCAGGACGAGAACCTGCCCTACAACGTCGCCGAGATCTGCTTCTCCAACTCGCAGATCGACGACGCCATAAAATATTTCGAGATGGCCAGCCAGATCAAGCCCGAGTGGCCCGACCCGTACCTCCGCGTGGCCTACGCCTACCTGAACAAGGGTGACAGCGCCAAGGCCGCCGAGAACCTGGACAAGTTCATGAAGCTCGAACCCGAAACCGAGCGGACGGCCCAGGCCAAGGCCATCCTCGACGCCATCAAGAAGTAG
- a CDS encoding porin family protein, which yields MKKFLSVLAIGAFAGFLALPRPAEAGVRFGLKAGANMAKPTGADAQDPLAALKNKVGFQGGLFLALDFGRVVAVQWEVLYTMKGASYTALDDSYTDKLYADYVEVPLLLKLRIPMPGIQPFVFAGPSVGFKLREKWEQNGVPMTEKLLKNNDYGAIFGAGLEFGRSLALDVRYSLGLQKVVSTVEGETAPDFKNGVWSASIGIAF from the coding sequence ATGAAAAAATTCTTATCGGTTCTCGCGATCGGGGCTTTCGCCGGCTTCCTGGCCCTGCCGCGGCCCGCCGAGGCCGGCGTCCGGTTCGGCCTCAAGGCCGGCGCCAACATGGCCAAGCCCACCGGCGCCGACGCCCAGGATCCCCTGGCCGCCCTGAAGAACAAGGTCGGCTTCCAGGGCGGCCTCTTCCTGGCCCTCGACTTCGGCCGGGTCGTGGCGGTCCAATGGGAGGTCCTCTACACCATGAAGGGCGCCTCCTACACGGCCCTGGATGATTCCTACACCGACAAGCTCTACGCCGACTACGTCGAGGTGCCCCTCCTGCTGAAGCTCAGGATCCCGATGCCGGGCATCCAGCCCTTCGTCTTCGCCGGCCCGTCCGTCGGCTTCAAGCTCCGCGAAAAGTGGGAACAGAACGGCGTCCCCATGACCGAGAAGCTCCTTAAGAACAACGACTACGGCGCCATCTTCGGCGCCGGCCTGGAATTCGGCCGGAGCCTGGCGCTCGACGTCCGCTACAGCCTGGGCCTGCAGAAGGTCGTCTCGACGGTCGAGGGCGAAACCGCGCCCGATTTCAAGAACGGCGTCTGGTCGGCGAGCATCGGCATCGCCTTTTAG
- a CDS encoding TonB-dependent receptor has protein sequence MTKKLIVAVLAIFMAGTAFAQLVPTSKMEGKVLDATGAPLPGVSVEATSPRLVGKATAVTDGDGTYRLFSLPSGIYEVTFTLQGFKTLIRKDIVVQLSQTLTLNVTLEQAALEEQVTVIGQSPLIDVKSTVKGQTMTKEVFMSLPRTRNFDGLISTVPGVQYDNRTGGLSVDGATGTENMWYMDGADITQVHTGVSAQGAVMELVDEVKVTASGYNAEFGGSMGGVVNVITRSGGNAYHGDVSFYYNDNTQMMQGKSRDYFRWNPNDSNVAEYVNDDDLYWQGGRGRDDYKRYEAVFTLGGYILKDKLWFFSSFNPVYSRTWGQRFFNSDDDPNITGNQAPWNWYFNKNKAFNGQIKLTAAPMRGLRVSASFVNNWSNYRGSIPSILGSSTKNYAWGNQGYDYPNWSAAFLADYSASNNFLVSLRGGYHLQNTNHQQIANRFTTYYFEEPNTMFASDPFYVSNPGLVHIAGAVNYGGSRSVQDRYKLEKLSGNLDLSYFVSLAGEHAWKAGFQVIRDMEDVLNGPVSPMVNLVWDQPCTQLEPYGVPSTQGDYGYYNIRGSWRLPYGYAWDIARNTYAMYLQDSWTINGKLTINAGLRTESEYIPTFNPNVPDQYKKPIKFGFADKLAPRFGVVYDVFGDSSLKVFGSFGIYYDVMKLYMAEGSFGGFKWQTDYYTLDNPDYRLIAANGLVSNTTGSGETGDAALSQAAGGTYLGTIDWRIPSFDTLQPDMKPVAQREISLGAEKKITEDLSFSARGVWKHLIRTIEDIGIITPDGEMYYQGNPGSDWIVNLFETLQNEPSGLDYWPQVKAKREYYGLNLNLEKRFSHNWQGSINYTLSLTKGNYGGLSSTDEFGRNSPNVERSFDMWFMQYEIDGTAINGRLPQDRTHYIKAYGSYTFPMGLTLGFAAYGRSGNPISTRVAFNNAYIYPNGYGDLGNLPFTAWADVFAEWALKVAGRYTLAFNVQISNVTNTKTWQQARYQPNRNNMSIPDELILNGEVINPDTTAVDSLGRTYYWVDRMQYYRPDISFIGSETAQSLSGKGYDTAFGTWSARVGARFTF, from the coding sequence ATGACTAAAAAGCTGATTGTTGCGGTCCTCGCCATCTTCATGGCCGGCACCGCCTTTGCCCAGCTCGTCCCGACCTCCAAAATGGAAGGCAAGGTCCTGGACGCGACGGGCGCTCCGCTTCCCGGCGTTTCGGTCGAAGCGACGAGCCCCCGGCTGGTCGGCAAGGCGACGGCGGTCACGGACGGCGACGGCACCTATCGTCTGTTCTCTCTGCCTTCGGGCATCTATGAGGTGACCTTCACCCTTCAGGGTTTCAAGACCCTGATCCGGAAGGACATCGTCGTTCAGCTGTCCCAGACCCTGACGCTGAACGTCACGCTCGAGCAGGCCGCTCTCGAAGAGCAGGTCACGGTCATCGGGCAGAGCCCGTTGATCGACGTCAAGAGCACGGTCAAGGGCCAGACCATGACCAAGGAAGTGTTCATGAGCCTGCCCCGCACCCGGAACTTCGACGGCCTGATCAGCACCGTCCCCGGCGTCCAGTATGACAACCGCACGGGCGGCCTCTCGGTCGACGGCGCCACCGGCACCGAGAATATGTGGTACATGGACGGCGCGGACATCACCCAGGTCCACACCGGCGTCAGCGCCCAGGGCGCGGTCATGGAGCTCGTCGACGAGGTCAAGGTCACAGCTTCGGGCTACAACGCCGAGTTCGGCGGCTCGATGGGCGGCGTCGTCAACGTCATCACCCGCTCCGGCGGCAACGCCTACCACGGTGATGTCAGCTTCTATTACAACGACAACACCCAGATGATGCAGGGCAAGTCCCGCGACTACTTCCGCTGGAACCCGAACGACAGCAACGTCGCCGAGTACGTCAACGACGACGACCTGTATTGGCAGGGCGGACGCGGCCGCGACGACTACAAGCGCTACGAGGCCGTTTTCACCCTCGGCGGCTACATCCTCAAGGACAAGCTCTGGTTCTTCTCCTCGTTCAACCCGGTCTATTCCCGGACCTGGGGCCAGCGCTTCTTCAACAGCGACGACGACCCCAACATCACCGGCAACCAGGCTCCCTGGAACTGGTACTTCAACAAGAACAAGGCCTTTAACGGCCAGATCAAGTTGACCGCCGCCCCCATGAGGGGTCTCCGCGTGTCGGCCAGCTTCGTCAACAACTGGTCCAACTACCGCGGCTCCATCCCCAGCATCCTGGGATCGAGCACCAAGAACTACGCCTGGGGCAACCAGGGGTATGATTATCCCAACTGGTCCGCCGCTTTCCTGGCCGACTACAGCGCCAGCAACAATTTCCTGGTCAGCCTCCGCGGCGGCTACCACCTCCAGAACACCAACCACCAGCAGATCGCCAACCGGTTCACGACCTATTACTTCGAAGAGCCGAACACGATGTTCGCGAGCGACCCGTTCTACGTCTCCAACCCGGGCCTGGTCCACATCGCCGGCGCCGTCAACTACGGCGGCTCCCGCTCGGTCCAGGACCGCTACAAGCTCGAGAAGCTCTCCGGCAACCTCGACCTGTCCTACTTCGTCAGCCTGGCCGGCGAGCACGCCTGGAAGGCCGGCTTCCAGGTCATCCGCGACATGGAAGACGTCCTCAACGGGCCCGTCAGCCCGATGGTCAACCTCGTGTGGGACCAGCCCTGCACGCAGCTCGAACCCTACGGCGTCCCCTCGACGCAAGGCGATTACGGCTACTATAACATCCGCGGCAGCTGGCGGCTGCCCTACGGCTACGCCTGGGACATCGCCCGGAACACCTACGCCATGTACCTCCAGGATTCCTGGACGATCAACGGCAAGCTGACCATCAACGCCGGCCTCCGGACCGAGAGCGAGTACATCCCGACGTTCAACCCGAACGTTCCGGACCAGTACAAGAAACCCATCAAGTTCGGATTCGCCGACAAGCTGGCTCCCCGCTTCGGCGTCGTCTACGACGTCTTCGGCGATTCCTCCCTGAAGGTCTTCGGCAGCTTTGGCATCTACTATGACGTCATGAAGCTGTACATGGCCGAAGGTTCCTTCGGCGGCTTCAAGTGGCAGACCGACTACTATACGCTTGACAATCCCGACTACCGGCTGATCGCGGCCAACGGCCTGGTCAGCAACACCACCGGTTCGGGCGAAACCGGCGACGCGGCCCTCAGCCAGGCCGCCGGCGGCACCTACCTGGGCACCATCGACTGGCGCATCCCCTCGTTCGACACGCTCCAGCCCGACATGAAGCCCGTCGCCCAGCGCGAGATCTCCCTCGGCGCCGAGAAGAAGATCACTGAAGACCTCTCGTTCTCGGCCCGCGGCGTCTGGAAGCACCTGATCCGGACGATCGAAGACATCGGCATCATCACCCCCGACGGCGAGATGTACTATCAGGGCAACCCCGGCAGCGACTGGATCGTCAACCTCTTCGAGACCCTCCAGAACGAGCCGTCCGGCCTCGACTACTGGCCGCAGGTGAAGGCCAAGCGCGAGTACTACGGCCTGAACCTGAACCTCGAGAAGCGCTTCAGCCACAATTGGCAGGGTTCCATCAACTACACCCTGAGCTTGACCAAGGGCAACTACGGCGGCCTGTCCTCCACCGACGAGTTCGGCCGCAACTCCCCGAACGTCGAGCGCTCGTTCGACATGTGGTTCATGCAGTATGAGATCGACGGCACGGCCATCAACGGCCGCCTGCCCCAGGACCGGACCCACTACATCAAGGCCTACGGCTCCTACACCTTCCCGATGGGCCTGACCCTCGGCTTCGCCGCCTACGGCCGCAGCGGGAACCCGATCTCCACGCGGGTCGCCTTCAACAACGCCTACATCTACCCCAACGGGTACGGTGACCTCGGCAACCTCCCGTTCACCGCGTGGGCCGACGTGTTCGCCGAGTGGGCCCTCAAGGTCGCCGGCCGTTACACGCTCGCTTTCAACGTCCAGATCAGCAACGTCACCAACACCAAGACCTGGCAGCAGGCTAGGTACCAGCCCAACCGGAACAACATGTCCATCCCGGACGAGCTCATCCTCAACGGCGAGGTCATCAACCCGGACACCACGGCCGTGGATTCCCTGGGCCGGACCTATTACTGGGTCGACCGGATGCAGTATTATCGCCCTGACATTTCCTTCATCGGCTCCGAGACGGCTCAGAGCCTCTCCGGCAAGGGCTACGACACCGCGTTCGGCACCTGGTCCGCCCGCGTCGGCGCCCGGTTCACGTTCTAA